In one Corallococcus sp. EGB genomic region, the following are encoded:
- a CDS encoding DUF420 domain-containing protein, with product MSNAASGFSPSPSSTQDRSFFIAIGVVSAGALSLLAWLLLIRRGGAGMGVDLRFMPAVNAGLNATAAALLTGGWVAIKRGARKVHQNLMVSAFIASSLFLVGYLAYHFVHGDTRYVGDFRGLYLTLLASHVLLSMPVLPLALVAFYFSWRQQFARHRKVTRWLAPIWLYVSVTGVVVFFMLRGGVPAVP from the coding sequence ATGTCCAACGCCGCTTCCGGGTTCTCTCCCTCTCCTTCGTCCACCCAGGACCGCTCCTTCTTCATCGCGATTGGCGTGGTGTCCGCAGGCGCGCTGTCGCTGTTGGCGTGGCTGCTGCTCATCCGGCGCGGGGGCGCGGGGATGGGCGTGGACCTGCGGTTCATGCCGGCGGTGAACGCGGGGCTCAACGCGACGGCGGCGGCGCTGCTCACGGGCGGCTGGGTGGCCATCAAGCGCGGCGCGCGCAAGGTGCACCAGAACCTGATGGTGAGCGCGTTCATCGCGTCCTCGCTGTTCCTGGTGGGCTACCTCGCCTACCACTTCGTGCACGGGGACACGCGCTACGTGGGCGACTTCCGCGGGCTGTACCTGACGCTGCTGGCCAGCCACGTGCTGTTGTCCATGCCGGTGCTGCCGCTCGCGCTGGTGGCGTTCTACTTCTCCTGGCGGCAGCAGTTCGCCCGGCACCGCAAGGTGACGCGGTGGCTGGCGCCCATCTGGCTCTACGTGAGCGTCACCGGGGTGGTGGTGTTCTTCATGCTGCGCG